Proteins found in one Paenibacillus dendritiformis genomic segment:
- the ypeB gene encoding germination protein YpeB yields MYKRLSAVMFPIVTLFFIGAIVWGYQEHQEKNSILIKAENQYQRAFHDLTYHVDRLHSELGRTLAVNSQSQAMHRKGLANVWRITSQAQNEINQLPLTLLPFNKTEDFLSRISNFAYRTSIRDLTKKPLSDDEVKTLKTLYKNAGDISKDLQKVQHKVIANNLRWMDVETAMVSEQQTLDNTIIDGFKTVDKKVGDYPELNWGPTIANIYTKRSVKMLKGQPLSVEQIRQKAEQFLGKKNYKKIEVRENGKGTEHESYTAFADYGNDGKGTVTIDFTKQGMLMAYMDAREIKEKRISMKQANQSAKQFLKKHDYPDMEAVKYNERNRVGSFTFVPVVNGVYVYPQQVSVRVALDNGEVTGLQATDYVYEHKDRNIGKAKLTKQEAQKMLHPEMEVQFDRLSLIKNDEGEEVLCYEFGGKINGTTYRIYINAENGQEEHIEEMTAVQE; encoded by the coding sequence ATGTATAAACGATTAAGTGCCGTTATGTTTCCGATCGTTACGCTCTTTTTCATTGGAGCGATCGTGTGGGGCTATCAAGAGCATCAAGAGAAAAACTCGATTTTGATCAAGGCGGAAAACCAATATCAACGGGCATTCCATGATTTGACGTACCATGTTGACAGGCTGCACAGCGAGCTCGGACGCACCCTTGCGGTCAACTCACAATCGCAGGCCATGCACCGCAAGGGGCTCGCTAATGTATGGCGCATTACGAGCCAAGCGCAGAATGAGATTAACCAGCTTCCGCTGACACTGCTGCCGTTCAACAAGACGGAGGATTTTCTGTCCCGCATCTCCAATTTCGCTTACCGCACCTCGATTCGCGATCTGACCAAAAAGCCGCTGTCGGATGACGAAGTGAAGACGCTGAAGACGCTGTATAAGAATGCGGGCGATATTTCAAAAGATTTGCAGAAGGTTCAGCATAAAGTCATCGCCAACAATTTGCGTTGGATGGATGTAGAGACCGCGATGGTGTCAGAGCAGCAGACGCTGGACAATACAATTATCGACGGCTTCAAAACCGTGGACAAAAAGGTCGGCGATTATCCGGAACTGAATTGGGGACCTACCATCGCCAACATCTATACGAAGCGTTCCGTCAAGATGCTGAAGGGCCAGCCGCTAAGCGTAGAGCAAATCCGGCAGAAGGCGGAACAATTTTTGGGCAAAAAAAATTACAAGAAAATTGAAGTCAGAGAGAACGGTAAAGGGACGGAGCATGAATCCTATACGGCCTTCGCCGATTACGGCAATGACGGAAAGGGAACCGTAACGATTGACTTCACGAAGCAAGGCATGCTGATGGCGTATATGGACGCCCGCGAGATTAAGGAGAAGCGGATTTCGATGAAGCAGGCCAACCAATCCGCCAAGCAGTTTTTGAAGAAACACGACTATCCGGACATGGAGGCCGTCAAATACAATGAACGCAACCGCGTCGGCAGCTTCACCTTCGTGCCGGTCGTGAACGGCGTCTACGTCTATCCCCAGCAAGTCAGCGTGCGCGTCGCGCTTGACAACGGGGAAGTGACTGGGCTCCAGGCGACGGATTATGTATATGAGCACAAGGACCGGAACATCGGCAAGGCGAAGCTCACGAAGCAGGAAGCGCAGAAGATGCTGCATCCGGAAATGGAGGTTCAGTTCGATCGGCTGTCCCTGATTAAGAATGATGAAGGGGAAGAAGTGCTGTGCTATGAATTCGGGGGCAAGATCAACGGTACAACGTACCGCATCTATATTAATGCCGAAAATGGACAAGAAGAGCATATCGAAGAAATGACTGCCGTGCAAGAATAA